The following coding sequences lie in one Rhizobium rhododendri genomic window:
- the msrB gene encoding peptide-methionine (R)-S-oxide reductase MsrB, with product MTEYRKTAEAVAKLTPEQYRVTQQSGTERPGSGPLLNNKEPGIYVDIVSGEPLFASSDKFDSHCGWPSFTKPIEPAYVNEVHDSSHGMVRIEVRSKHGDSHLGHVFPDGPQDRGGLRYCINSASLRFIHRDQMEAEGYGAYINQTEEVQ from the coding sequence ATGACGGAATACAGGAAAACGGCAGAAGCCGTGGCCAAGCTGACGCCGGAACAATACCGGGTGACGCAGCAAAGCGGAACAGAACGTCCGGGCAGCGGCCCCTTGCTGAACAACAAGGAGCCTGGGATCTACGTGGACATCGTATCCGGAGAACCGCTGTTTGCCTCGTCCGACAAATTCGATTCCCATTGCGGCTGGCCGAGCTTCACCAAGCCGATCGAGCCTGCCTATGTGAACGAGGTGCACGATTCGTCGCATGGCATGGTCCGCATCGAGGTGCGATCCAAGCATGGCGACAGCCATCTGGGCCACGTATTTCCCGATGGGCCGCAAGATCGCGGCGGTCTTCGCTATTGCATCAACTCCGCGTCGCTGCGCTTCATCCATCGTGACCAGATGGAGGCTGAAGGCTACGGCGCCTATATCAACCAGACGGAGGAAGTCCAATGA
- a CDS encoding DUF4112 domain-containing protein encodes MTRTDTGQAMQRHELVSRLRRAHGIARLMDSAIRIPGTGISFGADSVMGLIPGIGDAGGALIGLVIVNEARRLGVSNQLLLKMLGNIGLDTVAGSVPLIGDLFDVYFKSNRRNVQLLLEHFEVEERELFAGRR; translated from the coding sequence ATGACAAGAACTGACACGGGCCAGGCGATGCAACGCCACGAGTTGGTCAGCCGGTTGCGCCGCGCCCACGGCATTGCACGGCTGATGGACAGCGCCATCCGCATACCGGGCACCGGCATAAGCTTCGGCGCCGACTCGGTGATGGGGCTTATCCCGGGCATCGGCGACGCCGGCGGTGCGCTGATCGGCCTCGTTATCGTCAACGAGGCGAGACGGCTGGGCGTTTCGAACCAGTTGCTGCTGAAGATGCTGGGGAATATCGGGCTCGATACTGTCGCCGGGAGTGTGCCGCTGATCGGCGATCTCTTCGACGTCTATTTCAAATCCAACCGGCGCAATGTCCAGCTCCTTCTGGAGCATTTCGAAGTGGAAGAACGAGAGCTCTTTGCCGGAAGGCGTTAG
- a CDS encoding PRC-barrel domain-containing protein, whose product MKFRSLVAGLTLTLIGGAAFAQTSAATGADATMAGPGITMGKMASGPLKYVNIQDTDIVTSKLIGVDIYNKQNDKIGEVSDIVIGGGKSVIGIVASVGGFLGLGESYVVLDPSSVALADDNGTWKAYVDTSKEDLTKAPKLDYSKFKK is encoded by the coding sequence ATGAAATTCCGTTCGCTCGTTGCCGGTCTGACGCTCACACTCATCGGTGGTGCAGCCTTTGCTCAGACGTCGGCAGCTACCGGGGCAGATGCCACGATGGCAGGCCCAGGCATCACCATGGGCAAGATGGCTAGCGGCCCCCTGAAGTACGTCAACATTCAGGACACCGACATCGTCACTTCGAAGCTGATCGGCGTCGACATCTACAACAAGCAGAATGACAAGATCGGCGAAGTCTCCGACATCGTCATCGGCGGCGGCAAGTCCGTCATCGGCATCGTCGCCAGCGTCGGCGGCTTCCTCGGCCTCGGCGAAAGCTATGTCGTGCTCGACCCATCGTCTGTCGCCCTCGCCGACGATAACGGCACCTGGAAGGCCTATGTCGACACCTCCAAGGAAGACCTGACGAAGGCCCCGAAGCTCGACTACTCCAAGTTCAAGAAATAA
- a CDS encoding TetR/AcrR family transcriptional regulator — translation MNDEPALRADAKKNRELILSAAEELFLEKGAGVPLEEVAKRAGVGIGTLYRRFPTREALLAATSNERFLSLAETSRKRDPDLTPGDAVRAYLEDLARNTSTYQSLAVSIGTVIQCGTPGCNAITAEGRRLLQRGQEAGTIRRDVTYEDFIYIVTAISIAIENDDSSKSRIGHLVDLFLNGISVRGSD, via the coding sequence TTGAATGATGAACCCGCCCTCCGGGCTGACGCGAAAAAAAACCGCGAACTTATCCTTTCTGCCGCAGAGGAGCTCTTTCTGGAAAAAGGAGCGGGTGTTCCGCTGGAGGAGGTTGCCAAGCGCGCAGGCGTCGGTATCGGCACGCTTTATCGTCGCTTTCCCACGCGTGAGGCACTTCTGGCCGCTACCAGCAACGAGCGTTTCTTGTCGCTGGCGGAGACCAGCCGTAAGCGCGACCCAGATCTAACTCCAGGCGATGCGGTGCGAGCTTATCTTGAAGATCTTGCCAGGAACACGAGCACGTATCAGAGCCTTGCTGTTTCGATCGGGACTGTTATCCAATGCGGGACGCCCGGATGTAATGCGATTACCGCGGAAGGGCGTCGGCTGCTGCAGCGTGGACAAGAAGCAGGCACCATCCGCCGCGATGTCACTTACGAGGATTTCATCTACATTGTAACTGCCATCTCCATTGCCATCGAAAATGACGATTCATCGAAATCGCGTATCGGCCATCTGGTGGACTTGTTCCTGAATGGCATAAGCGTAAGAGGTTCGGATTAG
- a CDS encoding transglutaminase family protein, translating into MRLKISHVTEYRYDEPSQFSLQRLRLTPLTGPGQTVLDWSLTVEGAKTEVEYDDQFGNRTNLMSLDGAQDRTRIVAMGEIETHELNGVIGPHSGYCPLWLFLRDTPLTKAGKLTKELVRSATGESEIGRMHALMGTINRTVEYIQGTSDTETTAEQALERKSGVCQDHAHIFIAAAHAMRIPARYVSGYLMMEGITEQTATHAWAEAYMPGLGWIGFDPANDICPDERYVRIATGLSYRDAAPVSGMRIGTPGESLTVKVTVEAEQMQSQSQS; encoded by the coding sequence ATGAGACTGAAGATTAGTCACGTCACCGAATACCGCTACGACGAACCGTCGCAATTCTCGTTGCAGCGGCTGCGTCTGACGCCGCTCACCGGCCCCGGACAGACCGTGCTCGACTGGTCGCTGACCGTCGAAGGCGCCAAGACGGAGGTCGAATATGACGACCAGTTCGGCAATCGTACCAACCTGATGTCGCTCGATGGCGCGCAGGATCGCACCCGCATCGTCGCTATGGGCGAGATCGAGACGCACGAGCTGAATGGTGTGATCGGCCCACACTCCGGCTATTGCCCGCTCTGGCTGTTCCTACGCGACACGCCGCTCACCAAGGCCGGCAAATTGACCAAGGAACTGGTGCGTTCGGCGACCGGCGAGAGCGAGATCGGTCGCATGCACGCGCTGATGGGCACCATCAACCGGACTGTCGAGTATATCCAGGGCACCAGCGATACCGAGACGACAGCCGAGCAGGCGCTGGAGAGAAAGAGCGGCGTCTGTCAGGACCACGCCCATATCTTCATCGCTGCCGCGCACGCCATGCGCATCCCTGCCCGCTATGTCTCGGGCTACCTGATGATGGAAGGCATTACCGAGCAGACGGCAACGCATGCCTGGGCAGAAGCCTACATGCCGGGCCTCGGCTGGATCGGCTTCGACCCGGCAAACGACATCTGCCCGGACGAACGCTATGTCCGGATTGCGACAGGCCTCAGCTACCGCGACGCCGCTCCCGTCTCAGGGATGCGCATCGGCACGCCCGGGGAAAGCCTGACGGTGAAGGTGACAGTCGAAGCAGAACAGATGCAGAGCCAGTCGCAAAGCTGA
- a CDS encoding transglutaminase-like domain-containing protein, translating to MTVRYRLGCDLSYEVLEPTTFIFNLEVARLMRHQQLTERLIITPDLKRRTHVVPDINNRYLSIDASPGPLHLSYEAEVTLDVFRADPETIDETPLSELPLDIVPFLLPSRFVPSDRLAAFANREFGAMPGGHRRVTAICNWIHENIDYRRGASNEQTTADESLLLRAGVCRDFAHIGIAFCRALNIPARFVSCYAYGLEPRDFHAVFEAYMGGRWWLFDATRQANLDGLVRIGVGRDAAEIAFASPFGKMEPGPVKITIEHADGSGEKPGRTTDAISTEEPAPNAGAQ from the coding sequence ATGACCGTACGATACAGGCTCGGCTGCGATTTGTCGTACGAGGTTCTCGAGCCGACGACGTTCATCTTCAATCTGGAAGTTGCGAGACTGATGCGTCATCAGCAGCTCACCGAACGTTTGATCATCACCCCTGATCTGAAGCGCCGGACCCATGTGGTTCCAGATATCAACAATCGCTATCTCAGCATCGACGCGTCGCCGGGTCCGCTCCACCTTTCATATGAGGCTGAGGTGACGCTCGATGTCTTCCGCGCCGACCCGGAGACCATCGACGAGACGCCGCTGTCCGAACTGCCGCTCGATATCGTGCCGTTCCTGCTGCCGTCGCGGTTCGTGCCCTCGGACCGGCTGGCTGCCTTCGCCAACCGAGAGTTTGGAGCGATGCCTGGTGGGCACAGACGTGTGACGGCGATCTGCAACTGGATCCATGAGAATATCGATTACCGCCGGGGTGCGTCGAACGAGCAGACGACGGCCGACGAAAGCCTGTTGTTGCGGGCCGGCGTGTGTCGCGATTTCGCGCATATCGGCATTGCCTTCTGCCGCGCTCTGAATATTCCGGCCCGCTTTGTGTCCTGCTACGCATACGGGCTCGAGCCTCGCGATTTCCATGCTGTTTTCGAAGCCTACATGGGTGGCCGATGGTGGCTGTTCGATGCCACCCGCCAGGCCAATCTCGATGGTTTGGTGCGGATCGGCGTCGGGCGTGACGCGGCTGAAATCGCCTTTGCGTCTCCCTTCGGCAAAATGGAGCCCGGCCCGGTGAAGATCACCATCGAGCACGCGGACGGGTCGGGCGAGAAGCCCGGGCGGACGACGGATGCGATCTCCACGGAAGAGCCGGCGCCGAACGCCGGCGCCCAGTGA
- a CDS encoding GcvT family protein — protein MAEFPNKAKVVIIGLGGIVGASIVHHLIERGWDDIVGIDKSGVPTDIGSTAHASDFCYATSHDFLSCWTTLYSIDFYEKMGHYARVGGIEVARVGDDSRMDEIKRKVASGKAFGTRAELIGPAEIKAKFPLIEEDLVQGGLWDPDAGLVIPRSQTVAGKLVDQAEASGKLKVFANTSARSLVVENGRIKAVVTDRGTVEADYVVVCAGIWGRLIAEMVGEDLPVMPIDHPLTFFGPYTEFAGTGKEIGWPLMRDQGNSAYMRDTGDPKTAEGGQIEWGYYEETNPRLCHPRELLEKHQTRQSPSQRDLDLEQVLAPLERAMELTPILAELGYNESHSFNGLLQVTSDGGPSMGESQKVRGLWYAVAIWVKDGPGMGKLIADWMTDGRTSIDHHAVDYSRFYPHQMEEQMIWDRCSETATKVYNPAVHPREPFSKGRNVRRSPFWEREKELGGYFMELGGWERAHGYAANEHLLEKYADRVPVRENEWDNRHFWRVSNAEHLAMSEDCGIVNLSHFAMFDIEGPDHVELMEWLCAAKIGGDGNIGKGIYTHFLDEEGMVRADFTVIRMADRCRMIDGADAGPRDFHYMRRVAEDKGFDVTITDVTEKYITIGIWGPNARETLQKVVEDPAALAPENFPFAAIKPLKIGGKNVTAFRISYVGEQGWELHMAYDDGLAVWDALRATGVMAFGVETYANSRRMEKSLRLQNADLLTEYNLLEADLARPKVKEADFVGKAKHLEYRARDHQPAMLCTLVMTDNIDAKGVGRYPVGILPVLDPETGETLVDELGRRSFTTSIAYGPTIGKNIALAYLPWSHAEMGRKLIVEYFGETYPVEVVAVGYKPLYDPDNLKPRS, from the coding sequence ATGGCAGAGTTCCCGAACAAGGCGAAGGTCGTTATCATCGGTCTGGGGGGCATCGTCGGCGCCTCCATCGTCCACCACCTGATTGAGCGCGGTTGGGACGATATCGTCGGGATCGACAAATCGGGCGTGCCGACAGACATCGGCTCTACCGCCCATGCCTCCGACTTCTGCTACGCCACCAGCCATGATTTCCTCTCCTGCTGGACAACCCTCTATTCCATCGATTTCTACGAGAAGATGGGCCATTACGCCCGCGTTGGCGGCATCGAGGTCGCGCGTGTCGGGGACGACAGCCGCATGGACGAGATCAAGCGCAAGGTCGCCTCGGGCAAGGCTTTCGGCACCCGCGCCGAATTGATCGGCCCGGCCGAGATCAAGGCGAAATTTCCGCTGATCGAAGAAGATCTGGTTCAGGGTGGCCTTTGGGATCCGGATGCCGGCCTCGTCATTCCGCGCTCGCAGACCGTTGCCGGCAAGCTGGTCGATCAGGCCGAAGCCTCCGGCAAGCTAAAGGTGTTCGCCAACACTTCCGCGCGCTCGCTGGTGGTGGAGAATGGCCGGATCAAGGCCGTCGTCACCGACCGGGGCACCGTCGAGGCCGATTACGTCGTCGTTTGCGCCGGCATCTGGGGCCGCCTGATCGCCGAGATGGTTGGCGAGGACCTGCCGGTCATGCCGATCGACCATCCGCTGACCTTCTTCGGCCCCTACACCGAGTTCGCAGGCACCGGCAAGGAGATCGGCTGGCCGCTGATGCGCGACCAGGGCAACTCCGCCTATATGCGCGACACTGGCGACCCGAAGACAGCCGAAGGTGGCCAGATCGAGTGGGGCTACTACGAGGAAACCAATCCGCGCCTCTGTCATCCCCGCGAGCTGCTCGAAAAGCACCAGACCCGCCAGTCGCCGTCACAGCGCGATCTCGACCTCGAGCAGGTGCTGGCGCCGCTGGAACGCGCCATGGAACTGACGCCGATCCTGGCCGAACTCGGCTACAACGAAAGCCATTCGTTCAACGGCCTGCTGCAGGTGACATCCGATGGCGGTCCGTCCATGGGCGAGAGCCAGAAAGTGCGCGGTCTCTGGTATGCCGTCGCCATCTGGGTCAAGGACGGCCCTGGCATGGGCAAGCTGATCGCCGACTGGATGACTGACGGACGCACCTCCATCGACCATCACGCCGTCGACTATTCGCGCTTCTATCCGCACCAGATGGAAGAGCAGATGATCTGGGATCGCTGCTCGGAAACCGCCACCAAGGTCTACAATCCCGCCGTCCACCCGCGCGAGCCCTTCTCCAAGGGCCGCAATGTCCGCCGTTCGCCGTTCTGGGAGCGCGAGAAGGAACTGGGCGGCTACTTCATGGAACTGGGCGGCTGGGAGCGCGCCCATGGCTATGCCGCCAACGAGCATCTGCTGGAAAAATACGCCGACCGCGTACCCGTGCGCGAGAACGAGTGGGACAACCGCCATTTCTGGCGCGTCTCCAACGCCGAGCATCTGGCGATGAGCGAGGATTGCGGCATCGTCAACCTGTCGCATTTCGCCATGTTCGATATCGAAGGCCCGGATCACGTCGAACTGATGGAATGGCTCTGCGCTGCCAAGATCGGCGGCGACGGCAATATTGGCAAAGGCATCTACACCCACTTCCTCGACGAGGAAGGCATGGTTCGCGCCGACTTTACGGTGATCCGCATGGCTGATCGCTGCCGGATGATCGACGGCGCCGACGCTGGCCCGCGCGATTTCCACTACATGCGCCGCGTCGCAGAGGACAAAGGCTTCGATGTCACCATCACCGACGTCACCGAGAAATACATCACCATCGGCATCTGGGGACCGAATGCTCGGGAGACGCTGCAGAAGGTGGTCGAAGACCCTGCCGCCCTCGCCCCTGAAAACTTCCCCTTCGCAGCCATCAAGCCGCTGAAGATCGGCGGCAAAAACGTTACGGCGTTCCGTATCTCCTACGTCGGCGAACAGGGCTGGGAGTTGCACATGGCCTATGACGACGGCCTTGCCGTCTGGGATGCCTTGCGCGCAACGGGCGTGATGGCGTTCGGCGTCGAGACCTATGCCAACTCCCGCCGGATGGAGAAAAGCCTGCGCCTGCAGAATGCCGATCTTCTGACGGAGTACAATCTTCTGGAAGCAGATCTGGCTCGTCCCAAGGTCAAGGAAGCGGATTTCGTCGGCAAGGCAAAGCATCTGGAATATCGGGCCAGAGACCATCAGCCGGCCATGCTCTGCACGCTCGTGATGACGGACAACATCGATGCCAAGGGCGTGGGGCGCTACCCCGTTGGCATCCTGCCGGTCCTGGATCCCGAAACCGGCGAGACGCTGGTCGACGAACTCGGCCGACGCTCCTTCACCACCTCCATCGCCTACGGCCCGACGATCGGCAAGAATATCGCGCTTGCCTATCTGCCATGGTCCCATGCCGAGATGGGTCGCAAACTGATAGTCGAGTATTTTGGCGAGACCTATCCGGTCGAGGTGGTCGCCGTCGGCTACAAACCGCTTTACGATCCTGACAACCTAAAGCCGCGAAGCTGA
- a CDS encoding SDR family NAD(P)-dependent oxidoreductase, with protein sequence MTKRFESKIVVITGGSDGIGLATAKLFAIEGAYVYITGRRQELLAEAVNEIGHGAVGVQGDVTKSADVVRLYERIQSDHQRVDVVFANAGIYEVVPLDAIDETHFDSIFNVNVKGMVFTVQKALPLMTAGSAVVLNGSIAGSKGLPSQSLYNASKAAVRSFARSWTNELKERGIRVNVVSPGGTETRLIRSYLDTQPEVEEALNRSVPLGRLGKPDEVARAVLFLASSESSFVAGHELFVDGGVAAV encoded by the coding sequence ATGACAAAACGTTTCGAAAGCAAAATCGTGGTGATAACGGGAGGTAGCGACGGCATCGGCCTCGCAACGGCAAAACTTTTCGCCATCGAAGGTGCGTACGTGTACATCACAGGACGCCGGCAAGAACTACTCGCCGAGGCCGTGAATGAGATCGGCCACGGGGCGGTCGGCGTGCAAGGTGATGTCACCAAGTCTGCCGACGTCGTTCGGCTTTACGAACGGATCCAAAGCGACCACCAAAGGGTCGATGTCGTGTTCGCCAATGCGGGCATTTACGAGGTCGTTCCGCTCGATGCGATCGACGAAACGCATTTCGACTCGATCTTCAACGTCAATGTGAAAGGTATGGTGTTCACAGTGCAGAAAGCACTTCCGCTGATGACAGCAGGAAGTGCCGTCGTCCTCAACGGCTCCATTGCTGGCAGTAAAGGCCTGCCAAGCCAGTCTCTTTATAACGCCAGCAAGGCAGCGGTGCGCTCGTTCGCTCGAAGCTGGACGAATGAGCTTAAGGAGCGAGGCATCCGCGTCAACGTCGTCTCGCCTGGTGGAACAGAAACACGCCTCATACGCAGCTACCTTGACACGCAACCGGAAGTCGAAGAGGCGCTCAATAGAAGCGTACCCCTTGGGCGGTTGGGAAAACCGGACGAGGTGGCACGCGCAGTCCTTTTCCTGGCATCAAGCGAGAGTAGCTTTGTCGCTGGACATGAACTCTTTGTCGATGGCGGTGTCGCCGCGGTTTAG
- a CDS encoding SulP family inorganic anion transporter: MILSSFSRDWSARPTREMLAGAVATFALIPEVIAFSFAAGVDPQVGLFASFVIGIVIAFTGGRPAMISAAAGSVALVAAPLVHSHGLPYLLAAGLLAGVIQILFGLLRLGVLMRFVSKSVRTGFVNALAILIFSAQMPQVIGAGWATYAVLAAGLALIYLLPLITTAIPSPLICIVVLTVASVMLHLPVKTVADLGRLPDSLPIFAWPSVPLTLETLGIIAGPALAIAMVGLLESMMTASVVDDLTNTPSSKNREATGLGLANAAASLFGGIAGCGMIGQTVSNIKYGGRGRLSTLFAGAFLLILMVLLKPWVSQVPVAALVAIMVMVSIDTFDWSSLRAIVIHPKMSSTVMLATVAVTVATSNLAMGVAVGVLLSGVFFAFKVARLMDVTLEPAAVDGQSTFRVTGQVFFASADLFVDAFDVAEFAGKSVVIDVSRAHFWDITAVAALDRVVARFRAQGASVDVRGMNKASSTLVETLDRPSTENAS, encoded by the coding sequence ATGATCCTATCGTCCTTCAGCCGGGACTGGTCTGCCCGTCCCACGCGTGAAATGCTGGCCGGTGCAGTTGCCACCTTCGCCCTCATCCCGGAAGTCATCGCCTTTTCCTTCGCGGCCGGCGTCGATCCGCAGGTCGGCCTGTTTGCTTCCTTCGTCATCGGCATCGTCATCGCTTTTACAGGCGGCCGCCCCGCGATGATCTCGGCTGCGGCCGGCTCCGTCGCCCTCGTGGCAGCTCCGCTGGTCCACAGCCACGGCCTTCCCTACCTGCTTGCCGCCGGACTGCTCGCCGGCGTCATCCAGATCCTCTTCGGCCTTCTCCGCCTCGGCGTGCTCATGCGCTTCGTCTCGAAGTCTGTACGGACGGGCTTCGTCAACGCCCTTGCGATCCTGATCTTCTCGGCCCAGATGCCACAGGTCATCGGCGCCGGATGGGCTACCTATGCAGTACTTGCCGCAGGCCTCGCGCTCATCTACCTGCTGCCCCTGATAACAACGGCTATCCCCTCGCCGCTGATCTGCATCGTCGTTTTGACAGTCGCGTCGGTCATGCTGCACCTGCCGGTAAAGACCGTCGCCGATCTCGGACGGCTGCCCGACAGCCTGCCGATCTTTGCGTGGCCTTCCGTGCCGTTGACGCTCGAAACCCTCGGCATCATCGCCGGCCCGGCGCTTGCCATTGCCATGGTCGGGCTACTGGAATCGATGATGACCGCCAGCGTCGTCGACGACCTCACCAATACACCGAGTTCCAAGAACCGCGAAGCCACCGGTCTCGGCCTGGCCAACGCGGCTGCCAGCCTTTTTGGCGGCATTGCCGGCTGCGGCATGATCGGCCAGACGGTGAGCAACATCAAATACGGCGGTCGCGGTCGCCTCTCGACGCTGTTTGCGGGCGCATTCCTGCTCATCCTGATGGTGCTCCTGAAGCCATGGGTATCGCAGGTACCGGTTGCCGCCTTGGTGGCGATCATGGTCATGGTCTCGATCGACACCTTCGACTGGTCGTCGCTCAGGGCCATCGTCATCCATCCGAAAATGTCGAGCACAGTGATGCTGGCAACCGTGGCGGTGACTGTCGCTACGTCAAACCTGGCGATGGGCGTCGCGGTCGGCGTGCTCCTCAGCGGCGTGTTCTTCGCCTTCAAGGTGGCGCGACTGATGGACGTGACACTCGAACCGGCGGCGGTTGACGGTCAATCCACCTTCCGAGTGACAGGACAGGTGTTCTTCGCCTCGGCCGACCTGTTTGTCGATGCATTCGACGTCGCGGAGTTTGCCGGCAAGTCGGTCGTCATCGACGTGTCGCGCGCACATTTCTGGGACATTACCGCCGTCGCGGCGCTGGACCGGGTGGTTGCCCGCTTCAGGGCGCAAGGAGCAAGCGTCGATGTCCGCGGCATGAACAAGGCCAGTTCGACACTGGTCGAAACGCTCGACAGGCCATCGACCGAAAACGCCTCCTGA
- a CDS encoding aspartyl/asparaginyl beta-hydroxylase domain-containing protein, protein MTDTLTNSSSVEPKPSDQTFATTGIAPMERPGAMTRFFMGIVAWAERLNLKYAKLGNPPVYDNATFPWVAEIEKDWPLIRAELDRVLLRQSELPTFQEISTDVKTISTDSHWRTFFLAGFGLKSEQNIQACPDTWRVVQKIPGMKTAMFSIFEPGKHLPAHRGPYNGVLRLHLGLIVPEPADKLAIRVKDQICHWQEGKVLIFDDAYEHEAWNHTDKTRVVLFVDFNKPTRFPANFINWMLMNLAIFTPFIREGLDNHKEWEKKFYAQAEALRNRKTD, encoded by the coding sequence ATGACCGATACCCTGACCAATTCCTCTTCCGTAGAGCCAAAGCCTTCCGACCAGACTTTCGCCACGACCGGCATCGCGCCGATGGAGCGCCCGGGAGCCATGACGCGCTTCTTCATGGGCATCGTTGCCTGGGCCGAACGGCTGAACCTGAAATATGCCAAGCTCGGCAATCCCCCCGTCTACGACAATGCGACCTTTCCCTGGGTCGCCGAGATCGAGAAGGACTGGCCGCTGATTCGCGCCGAACTCGACCGCGTGTTGCTACGCCAGAGCGAATTGCCGACCTTCCAGGAAATTTCCACGGATGTGAAGACGATCTCGACGGACAGCCACTGGAGGACATTCTTTCTCGCCGGCTTCGGGCTGAAATCCGAGCAGAACATTCAGGCCTGCCCGGATACTTGGCGGGTCGTGCAGAAAATTCCCGGCATGAAAACGGCGATGTTCTCGATCTTCGAGCCGGGCAAGCACCTGCCGGCCCATCGCGGCCCCTATAATGGCGTGTTGCGCCTTCATCTGGGGCTGATCGTGCCTGAACCGGCTGACAAGCTGGCGATCCGCGTCAAGGACCAGATTTGCCACTGGCAGGAAGGCAAGGTACTCATTTTCGACGACGCGTATGAGCACGAGGCCTGGAACCACACCGACAAGACCCGCGTCGTACTGTTCGTCGACTTCAACAAGCCTACCCGTTTCCCGGCCAATTTCATCAATTGGATGCTGATGAACCTGGCGATCTTCACCCCATTTATCCGCGAAGGTCTCGACAACCACAAGGAGTGGGAAAAGAAGTTCTACGCCCAGGCCGAGGCGTTGCGGAACCGCAAGACGGACTAG
- the msrA gene encoding peptide-methionine (S)-S-oxide reductase MsrA: MTERAVLAGGCFWGMQDLIRKMPGVVSTRVGYSGGEVRNATYRNHGNHAEAIEINFDPSKISYRDLLEFFFQIHDPSTPNRQGNDVGSGYRSAIFYVNDEQKRIAEDTIADVDASKLWPGKVVTEVSPVGDFWEAEPEHQDYLERIPNGYTCHFIRPNWKLPRRTQAA; this comes from the coding sequence ATGACCGAACGTGCTGTTCTTGCCGGTGGCTGCTTCTGGGGCATGCAGGATCTGATCCGCAAGATGCCCGGCGTCGTCTCGACACGCGTCGGCTATTCCGGCGGCGAGGTGCGCAATGCGACCTACCGCAATCACGGGAACCATGCCGAGGCCATCGAGATCAACTTCGATCCTTCGAAAATCAGCTACCGCGATCTCCTGGAGTTTTTCTTCCAGATCCACGATCCGTCGACGCCGAACCGGCAGGGGAACGATGTCGGCTCAGGCTACCGGTCTGCGATATTCTATGTCAACGACGAGCAGAAGCGGATCGCCGAAGACACCATCGCCGATGTCGACGCGTCGAAGCTGTGGCCGGGCAAGGTCGTCACCGAAGTCTCGCCGGTCGGCGATTTCTGGGAGGCAGAGCCTGAGCACCAGGATTATCTGGAGCGGATCCCGAATGGCTATACCTGCCATTTCATCCGCCCGAACTGGAAGCTGCCGCGCCGGACGCAGGCCGCCTGA